The following nucleotide sequence is from uncultured Draconibacterium sp..
TAGGTGCTGATGCAGTGGCAACAGTTGGCCTCACCGAATCGGTAATGACCATTGTGTACGCCGTTGGAATGGGACTTAGTGTGGCAACTACCGCCCTTGTTTCGCGAAGAATTGGCGAGAAAAACAACACGCAAGCCGGTGTTGTGGCTTTTCAGGCTATGATGGTTGGTTTAATATTCTCCATTTGTATCGCCATTCCAGGCGTTTTATATGCCGGCGAATTTTTAAAGCTAATGGGCGCAACCGACGCCATGGCTGCCGAAGGTTACCTCTTCCCTGCCATTATGTTTGGCGGGAATGTGGTAATTATGCTGTTGTTTATTATTAATGCGGTGTTCCGCAGTTCAGGCGATGCAGCCATTTCAATGCGGGTAATGTGGCTGGCTAATATTATTAATATTATTCTCGATCCACTACTTATTTTTGGCATTGGACCTTTCCCTGAACTGGGACTGGCAGGGGCAGCAATTGCCACAACAATCGGACGCGGTCTGGCTGTTTTGTATCAGTTTTACCTTTTGTTTGGCGGTCATCATCGTATTCGACTTTACTGGCACAGTTTAAAAATCCGCTTTAACGTAATGCTGAAACTGGTAAAAATATCAGGTGGTGGAATTTTGCAGAACCTTATTGCCACATCCAGCTGGATTTTGCTTGTTCGTATTATTGCAGTTTCAGGACCTGAAGCACTGGCCGGGTATACCATTGCCATCCGGATAATTATTTTTGCACTGCTTCCTGCCTGGGGGCTCAGCAACGCAGCATCAACACTTGTTGGGCAAAACCTTGGCGCCAATCAACCTGAGCGTGCCGAACGATCGGTGTGGATAACCGGTTACGTAAATATGATTTTCATGGGAATTATGGGAATAATTCTGGCTGTTTTCCCTGAGTTCTGGATAAAACTGTTTATCGGCGATGTAGCAGTTGTTCACAATGGAACACTGGCGCTGCGTGTAATCAGTTTTGGCTTCCTGTTTTACGCACTCGGAATGGTGCTTATGCAAGGGTTTAACGGAAGCGGCGACACGATTACACCTTCAAAAATCAATTTTATGAGCTTTTGGTTGTTCGAGATACCTTTGGCCTATTTCCTGGCAATTGTGCTGAATATGGGCTTGTTTGGAGCCAGCTTGTCGATCGTAATTGCTGAATCGTTTCTGGCAATAACAGCCTTGTATTTGTTCCGAAAAGGCAAATGGAAGCAACGAAAAGTGTAAATTTATCTTTTAAGTCTTTTTATCATGAAACAACAACTTCCTGTTTCAATTGAAAATTATACAAAAGAGAATAATATCTCAACAGATGAACTGGCGCGGGTTATAACCGTACACAAAGAACGTTACATTATTCAAAGCAGCATTTCGGTTTTAAAAGCTGAAATAACCGGAAATATCAGGTTTGCTGCTCAATCTGCAGCCAATTTCCCAACTGTTGGTGACTGGGTGCGTTTTATGCCAATGGACGATGAGAATGTCATCATTCTTGAAGTTCTGCCCCGTTTTTCAAAACTTGAGCGACAGGCCATTGGCAAATACGGCGATGTACAGCTTATTGCCGCCAATGTTGATGTGGCGTTTATCGTACAAGCCATTGGGCACGATTTTAACCCGAACCGTTTGGAAAGATACCTGGCCGTTTGTTACGCCGGAAATATCCAACCGGTTTTAGTACTGTCAAAAACCGATTTGGTTACTGAAAGCGAGTGTAAAAAACTAATTGAAGAGGTTAGAAATCGCATCAAGAATAGTAGAACAATTGCATTAAGCAATGAAACAAAACAGGGTCTGGATCTTCTAAAACATGAACTGGAAGCTTTTAAAACCTACTGTTTTCTTGGATCTTCGGGAGTTGGCAAATCAACAATTATCAACCATTTGCTGAACAGAGAAGTACTCGA
It contains:
- a CDS encoding MATE family efflux transporter, translating into MLRKRVSVLSLQKLKDIDFKELWIDVKEAIGGTERDFTESSLGKAIFILAVPMVLEMIMESVFAVVDIFFVSKLGADAVATVGLTESVMTIVYAVGMGLSVATTALVSRRIGEKNNTQAGVVAFQAMMVGLIFSICIAIPGVLYAGEFLKLMGATDAMAAEGYLFPAIMFGGNVVIMLLFIINAVFRSSGDAAISMRVMWLANIINIILDPLLIFGIGPFPELGLAGAAIATTIGRGLAVLYQFYLLFGGHHRIRLYWHSLKIRFNVMLKLVKISGGGILQNLIATSSWILLVRIIAVSGPEALAGYTIAIRIIIFALLPAWGLSNAASTLVGQNLGANQPERAERSVWITGYVNMIFMGIMGIILAVFPEFWIKLFIGDVAVVHNGTLALRVISFGFLFYALGMVLMQGFNGSGDTITPSKINFMSFWLFEIPLAYFLAIVLNMGLFGASLSIVIAESFLAITALYLFRKGKWKQRKV
- the rsgA gene encoding ribosome small subunit-dependent GTPase A, which encodes MKQQLPVSIENYTKENNISTDELARVITVHKERYIIQSSISVLKAEITGNIRFAAQSAANFPTVGDWVRFMPMDDENVIILEVLPRFSKLERQAIGKYGDVQLIAANVDVAFIVQAIGHDFNPNRLERYLAVCYAGNIQPVLVLSKTDLVTESECKKLIEEVRNRIKNSRTIALSNETKQGLDLLKHELEAFKTYCFLGSSGVGKSTIINHLLNREVLETQSISESTSKGRHTTSHRELFHLENGSIVIDTPGMRELGVTDSADALDMTFDAISKLTSDCKFSDCSHTNETGCAVLAAVESGELSEDAYENYLKLKREQEHFSSTVYEKRQRDKEFGKMIKSVLKEKKRSKPR